In one Candidatus Neomarinimicrobiota bacterium genomic region, the following are encoded:
- the uvrA gene encoding excinuclease ABC subunit UvrA: MVAGNKITVRGAKEHNLQNVNVDIPREKLVVLTGLSGSGKSSLAFDTIYAEGQRRYVESLSSYARQFLGLMEKPDVDYIDGLSPAISIEQKGTSKNPRSTVGTVTEIYDYLRLLYARIGVPHCYNCGKIVERQTVQQIVDSILNIPEGKRIHVLSPLIRGRKGEYKELFKEVQKKGFVRMRIDGELHDLENIPKLHKNKKHDIEVVVDRLVVKPTIKERLTDSVETALHLSSGLIFVDVLGGEMHTFSEQFACTDCEISYEELAPRMFSFNSPYGACHLCHGLGTQMDVDPYLVVPDPSLSLAQGAIEPIGGQPRGNWFSSILKSVAAEFNFDFVTPWKNLSKESQDILLYGSGDLEITVKYVHSNGKAKGEYQTKFEGVLPNLKRRYSQTGSAGIRGWIEKFMSIKPCPECNGSKLRKESLAVRVGGINIQELTNKSIKGVREFIGSIKLSKTQQEISNQIISEVKSRLEFLLNVGLDYLTLDRRSSSLSGGESQRIRLATQIGSQLVGVLYILDEPSIGLHQRDNRRLIDALENLKRMGNTVLVVEHDQEIIEAADWVIDLGPGAGKNGGKIVASGTPAFIKKHKHSLTGKYLSGRKKIEIPKKRRKHNGKFLIINGATGHNLKKVNVDIPLGLFIAVTGVSGSGKSTLINETLYPALMRHIYGGIKMPLNHSSIDGMNNIDKVVDIDQSPIGRTPRSNPATYTGTFTYIRELFSNLPDSKIAGYKPGRFSFNVKGGRCEACEGDGIIKIEMHFLPDVYVPCESCEGKRYNRETLDIRYKGMNISDILEMTVKEALEFFQKVPRIQRRLQTLTDVGLGYIHLGQQATTLSGGEAQRVKLASELSKIDTGKTLYILDEPTTGLHFEDIKMLLKVLNRLVDLGNTVIIIEHNLDVIKTADYLIDLGPEGGDEGGRVVATGTPEEVAKSKTSYTGQYIKKILNGRH; encoded by the coding sequence ATGGTGGCAGGTAACAAGATAACAGTACGCGGCGCGAAGGAACACAATCTTCAAAACGTAAACGTAGATATACCGAGAGAAAAACTCGTTGTACTCACAGGACTATCCGGTTCAGGAAAATCTTCACTGGCTTTTGACACAATCTATGCTGAAGGACAGAGGCGATACGTAGAATCGCTATCCTCCTATGCGAGACAGTTTCTTGGGCTTATGGAAAAGCCTGATGTTGATTACATTGACGGTTTATCGCCGGCGATTTCCATAGAGCAGAAAGGAACATCAAAAAATCCCCGATCTACGGTGGGAACCGTAACAGAAATTTACGATTACTTGAGGTTGCTTTACGCCCGCATCGGTGTACCGCATTGCTATAATTGCGGTAAAATAGTCGAACGGCAGACGGTACAGCAAATTGTTGATTCCATTCTAAATATACCCGAAGGTAAGCGCATACACGTACTATCACCTTTAATAAGAGGGCGAAAAGGCGAGTACAAGGAGCTGTTCAAGGAAGTTCAAAAGAAAGGATTCGTCCGAATGCGAATTGACGGCGAACTCCACGACTTGGAAAATATTCCGAAGCTTCATAAAAATAAGAAACATGACATTGAAGTCGTTGTGGACAGATTAGTAGTCAAGCCGACCATAAAAGAGCGACTGACTGATTCTGTTGAAACCGCGTTACATTTAAGTTCCGGATTGATTTTCGTCGATGTGCTGGGAGGAGAAATGCATACGTTCAGCGAACAATTTGCCTGCACAGATTGCGAAATATCTTATGAAGAATTAGCTCCAAGAATGTTTTCTTTCAATAGTCCTTATGGCGCATGTCATCTCTGCCACGGTCTTGGTACACAAATGGATGTAGATCCTTACCTGGTTGTGCCTGACCCGTCACTCTCCCTTGCTCAGGGAGCTATAGAACCGATTGGCGGTCAACCGAGGGGAAATTGGTTTTCCTCAATTCTGAAAAGCGTAGCTGCGGAATTCAATTTTGACTTCGTTACGCCATGGAAGAACCTTTCGAAAGAGTCGCAAGATATTCTTTTATACGGATCCGGTGATCTGGAGATAACCGTCAAATACGTCCATAGTAATGGAAAGGCAAAAGGGGAATATCAGACGAAATTTGAAGGGGTATTACCGAATCTAAAAAGACGATATTCACAAACCGGTTCAGCCGGGATTCGTGGTTGGATAGAAAAATTTATGTCAATCAAACCGTGCCCCGAGTGTAATGGAAGCAAATTACGTAAGGAAAGTCTAGCTGTAAGGGTAGGCGGAATAAATATTCAAGAGCTTACGAATAAATCTATTAAAGGAGTGAGAGAATTTATTGGATCAATAAAACTCTCCAAGACTCAACAGGAAATATCTAACCAGATAATCAGCGAGGTGAAGTCGCGGTTAGAATTTCTTCTTAATGTAGGTCTTGATTACCTTACTCTTGATCGTCGGTCGAGCAGTTTATCAGGGGGAGAATCACAACGCATCAGGCTTGCGACACAGATAGGCTCTCAGCTGGTAGGCGTTCTATATATTCTTGATGAGCCTTCTATCGGCTTGCATCAGCGGGATAATAGGCGATTGATAGACGCTCTTGAAAATCTCAAGAGAATGGGGAATACGGTTCTCGTTGTGGAGCACGACCAGGAAATTATCGAAGCAGCTGATTGGGTTATTGATCTTGGGCCGGGAGCCGGTAAAAACGGGGGTAAAATAGTAGCCTCAGGCACACCGGCTTTTATAAAAAAACATAAACATTCGTTGACCGGAAAATATCTGTCCGGCAGGAAAAAAATCGAAATTCCGAAAAAGAGAAGAAAACACAACGGTAAATTCTTGATTATTAATGGCGCGACCGGCCACAACCTCAAGAAAGTGAATGTAGATATACCTCTTGGACTTTTTATCGCAGTGACAGGTGTATCGGGATCAGGAAAAAGTACTCTGATAAATGAAACGCTTTATCCTGCGTTGATGAGACATATTTATGGAGGCATTAAAATGCCTCTAAATCATTCAAGCATTGACGGAATGAACAATATAGATAAAGTTGTGGACATAGATCAATCGCCCATCGGGAGAACTCCACGCTCTAATCCGGCTACCTATACAGGAACGTTCACATATATAAGAGAGCTTTTCAGTAATTTACCGGATTCGAAAATAGCCGGATACAAACCCGGAAGATTTAGTTTCAACGTGAAGGGTGGAAGGTGCGAAGCATGTGAGGGTGATGGGATTATAAAAATAGAAATGCATTTTCTTCCTGATGTTTATGTTCCCTGTGAATCCTGCGAGGGGAAAAGATATAACAGGGAGACTCTTGATATTCGGTATAAAGGGATGAATATCTCTGATATTTTGGAAATGACCGTAAAAGAGGCGTTAGAATTCTTTCAAAAAGTTCCAAGAATCCAGAGAAGGCTTCAAACTTTGACGGATGTTGGTTTAGGCTATATTCATCTCGGTCAACAAGCCACTACTCTGTCGGGTGGAGAAGCTCAACGAGTAAAGCTTGCTTCCGAATTAAGCAAAATAGATACGGGGAAAACTCTGTACATACTTGATGAACCTACTACCGGTTTACATTTTGAAGATATTAAAATGCTGCTGAAGGTCCTTAACAGATTGGTTGATCTTGGGAATACCGTAATAATAATAGAACATAATTTAGATGTAATCAAAACGGCAGATTATCTGATTGATCTTGGACCGGAAGGTGGGGACGAGGGAGGCAGGGTTGTAGCAACCGGAACGCCTGAAGAAGTAGCGAAATCTAAAACTTCATATACGGGTCAATACATTAAAAAAATATTAAACGGAAGGCATTAG
- a CDS encoding transketolase, protein MNPHQYDIESLTNIANEIRGDILRMLEKAGSGHPGGSLGMADVFAALYFSVLNFDPNDPLLEERDRVVLSNGHICPVLYATLARAGYFDLDELKTLRTLGSKLQGHPSRLDLPGIETSAASLGQGLSISVGMALAARMDKADRHIFAMLSDGELQEGSSWEAANAAAKWGLDNLVAIIDRNNIQIDGNTEDIFPLEPLRDKFEAFNWLVIEINGNDMEQLLQAMNSAIEMKGQPICIIAHTTPGKGVSFMEDKYEWHGIAPNRLELMEGLAELGLAQEGYERN, encoded by the coding sequence ATGAATCCTCATCAGTATGATATAGAATCTCTAACGAATATCGCCAATGAAATAAGAGGTGATATTTTGCGTATGTTGGAAAAAGCAGGCTCCGGTCATCCGGGCGGGTCATTGGGAATGGCGGACGTATTTGCCGCTCTATATTTTAGTGTGTTGAATTTCGATCCAAACGACCCTTTGTTGGAGGAGCGGGATAGGGTCGTTTTATCTAACGGTCATATCTGTCCTGTTCTTTATGCAACATTGGCAAGGGCAGGATATTTTGACCTTGATGAATTAAAGACTCTTCGAACGTTAGGTTCCAAACTTCAGGGGCATCCCAGCAGACTTGATCTACCTGGAATCGAGACCAGCGCCGCGTCTCTCGGACAGGGGCTGAGCATATCTGTGGGAATGGCATTGGCAGCCCGAATGGATAAGGCTGATCGCCATATATTTGCGATGTTAAGCGATGGTGAATTACAGGAAGGCTCAAGTTGGGAAGCGGCAAATGCCGCCGCGAAATGGGGGCTGGATAACCTTGTTGCAATTATCGACAGGAACAATATACAAATAGACGGAAACACCGAAGATATTTTTCCGTTAGAGCCGCTGAGAGATAAGTTTGAAGCTTTTAATTGGCTGGTGATTGAGATAAACGGAAACGATATGGAGCAGCTATTGCAGGCGATGAATTCGGCTATAGAAATGAAAGGGCAGCCGATATGCATCATAGCTCACACAACTCCCGGTAAAGGCGTCAGTTTTATGGAAGATAAATATGAATGGCATGGAATAGCGCCGAACAGGTTAGAACTGATGGAGGGATTAGCGGAGTTGGGACTTGCGCAGGAGGGTTATGAGCGGAATTAA
- a CDS encoding transketolase family protein: MSGINPEMKLVADLYNDLEQKATRAGFGEAMVVLGSDNEDVVALCADLSGSLKLGEFIKTWPERFFQSGVAEQNMVGMAAGLALSGKIPFAASFGVFMPTRTMDQIRISVCYNNINVKLAASHTGITVGPDGATHQALEDIAMMRVLPNMKVIVPSDVLETKKATIKAAEIHGPVYLRFGRQGSPAYTTEDTPFEIGKANLLIDGGDVAIVACGRLVYESLLAAKVLSEKGISARVLNCHTIKPIDSDALIDAAEVCGAVVTAEEHQRMGGLGSAVAEVLSVSKPVPMEIIGVDDTFGESGESDELMEKYGLTAADIVKSVEKVIARK, encoded by the coding sequence ATGAGCGGAATTAACCCCGAAATGAAACTCGTAGCTGATCTGTATAATGATCTGGAGCAAAAAGCTACAAGAGCCGGATTCGGCGAGGCAATGGTAGTTCTTGGAAGTGACAATGAAGATGTGGTGGCTCTTTGCGCGGACCTGTCGGGGAGCTTGAAACTTGGTGAATTTATAAAAACGTGGCCTGAAAGGTTTTTCCAAAGCGGGGTTGCAGAGCAGAATATGGTCGGTATGGCGGCAGGATTGGCATTATCCGGAAAAATTCCGTTTGCCGCAAGTTTTGGCGTGTTTATGCCTACCCGTACTATGGATCAGATACGAATTTCTGTTTGTTATAATAATATAAACGTAAAACTCGCAGCATCTCACACCGGTATTACAGTCGGTCCCGATGGAGCTACACATCAGGCTTTGGAAGACATCGCAATGATGAGAGTGCTTCCCAATATGAAGGTCATCGTGCCTTCCGACGTATTAGAAACGAAAAAAGCCACAATAAAGGCTGCTGAAATTCACGGTCCGGTTTATCTTCGGTTCGGAAGACAAGGGTCTCCCGCTTATACAACTGAAGACACTCCTTTTGAAATCGGAAAAGCAAATTTATTGATAGACGGTGGTGATGTTGCAATAGTGGCATGCGGGAGATTGGTGTATGAATCTCTACTTGCCGCAAAAGTGTTGTCCGAAAAAGGGATATCGGCTCGTGTATTGAACTGTCATACAATAAAACCGATTGATTCAGACGCACTTATAGATGCCGCTGAAGTATGCGGGGCGGTGGTTACAGCAGAGGAACATCAAAGAATGGGTGGTCTTGGGAGCGCTGTCGCGGAAGTGCTTTCGGTTTCCAAGCCTGTTCCGATGGAAATAATCGGAGTTGATGATACGTTCGGAGAATCGGGTGAGTCGGACGAATTGATGGAAAAATACGGATTGACCGCAGCGGATATTGTGAAATCGGTAGAAAAAGTTATAGCGAGAAAATGA